In Sphingobacterium zeae, one genomic interval encodes:
- a CDS encoding efflux RND transporter periplasmic adaptor subunit encodes MNKSLKNTVYSLILFSFVACAQGENTENNRPAPVADSTPLAQNVQLEPKQIAAAGIVIGPPTIENVSGKITLQGHVAVAPESTVSLSFPIGGYIKSTNMLPGKPVRKGQVLATIEDMQFIQLQQDYLTAQTNYVLAETEYKRQYELNQSKASSDKVFQQAKADMDRERILIHSLAEKLRLIGIEPKKLTTTGIKKDLPILSPTNGFITKVNVSVGKYTAPTDILFEIVNPSEMYLSLQLFEKDLAKVKIGNTVSAYANTEVARKIPATVFLVNRTFDENRMAEVLCRFQKSDAILTPGMFMNADLHINNTKAIVVTEEAIVRWQNKYFVFVQHSAGSFQMNEVKLGIQENGKQQIQADNIRPNTQLALKNAFALLMKAQNKEE; translated from the coding sequence ATGAATAAATCGTTAAAAAACACAGTATACAGTTTGATCCTTTTTTCCTTCGTTGCCTGTGCTCAAGGAGAAAACACCGAAAATAACAGGCCAGCGCCCGTGGCAGATTCTACACCCCTAGCGCAAAATGTTCAACTTGAACCCAAACAGATTGCAGCAGCCGGTATTGTCATCGGGCCCCCTACGATCGAAAATGTCAGTGGCAAAATTACATTACAGGGCCATGTCGCTGTTGCGCCGGAAAGCACTGTGAGCCTAAGTTTTCCCATTGGTGGCTATATTAAATCGACGAATATGCTTCCTGGAAAACCCGTACGAAAAGGTCAGGTATTGGCCACTATCGAAGATATGCAGTTTATCCAGCTCCAACAGGACTATTTGACTGCACAGACAAATTATGTGCTCGCCGAAACAGAATATAAAAGACAATACGAGCTCAATCAAAGCAAGGCAAGCAGCGACAAGGTGTTCCAGCAGGCCAAAGCAGATATGGATCGTGAACGTATCCTAATTCACTCATTGGCGGAAAAACTGCGTCTTATCGGAATCGAGCCGAAGAAACTGACGACGACAGGTATCAAAAAAGACCTACCGATATTGTCTCCAACCAATGGTTTTATCACCAAAGTGAATGTCAGTGTTGGAAAATATACCGCTCCCACAGATATCCTATTTGAGATTGTTAATCCATCAGAAATGTATCTTTCCCTACAGCTGTTCGAAAAAGATCTGGCTAAAGTCAAGATAGGAAATACTGTTTCTGCATATGCCAATACGGAAGTCGCTCGAAAAATTCCGGCCACAGTTTTTCTTGTCAACCGGACTTTTGATGAAAATAGAATGGCCGAAGTGCTATGCCGTTTTCAAAAATCCGATGCTATCTTGACCCCTGGGATGTTCATGAATGCCGATCTTCATATCAATAATACCAAGGCAATAGTTGTAACAGAAGAGGCTATCGTACGTTGGCAAAATAAATATTTTGTATTTGTACAACATAGCGCTGGTTCATTTCAAATGAATGAGGTAAAATTAGGTATCCAAGAGAACGGAAAACAGCAGATTCAGGCCGATAACATTCGACCGAACACACAATTAGCACTAAAAAATGCTTTCGCGTTACTAATGAAAGCACAGAATAAGGAAGAGTAA
- a CDS encoding DNA alkylation repair protein yields MSKIQRKGARRIADISIDCLASLNRGEIETANLMEWLAVDQRFLLEYILQQNGRIHYLKPILVLLDQLQKPTVNSINETIGRALLDLITQYRDNTFLTILSNHAADLVRCWATYTVGDDKQLEIEKLLLSMRPFAADRHFGVREISWMALRNRIALDLERSIAGLSLWTMEKDENLRRFASEATRPRGVWCKHIDRLKQEPSLALSILEPLKSDPSKYVQDSVGNWLNDASKSQPGFVRALCNRWEQESDTKETQYIIRKALRTILK; encoded by the coding sequence ATGAGTAAAATACAACGTAAAGGAGCAAGACGGATAGCGGATATTTCGATAGATTGCCTGGCCAGTCTGAACCGTGGAGAAATTGAAACTGCAAATCTTATGGAGTGGCTCGCTGTTGACCAACGGTTTTTACTCGAGTATATCCTTCAGCAAAATGGGCGTATTCATTACTTGAAACCAATCTTGGTACTGCTTGATCAGTTACAGAAACCGACGGTAAATTCCATCAATGAAACGATCGGGCGGGCGCTGCTCGATTTGATCACACAATATCGTGATAATACCTTTCTGACAATACTATCCAATCATGCTGCAGATCTCGTGCGTTGCTGGGCAACCTACACGGTCGGAGATGATAAGCAGCTTGAAATTGAGAAACTACTGTTGTCAATGCGTCCTTTTGCCGCAGATCGGCATTTTGGGGTGCGAGAAATCAGCTGGATGGCGCTACGTAATAGGATAGCTTTGGACTTGGAAAGGAGTATTGCCGGTCTGAGTCTATGGACGATGGAGAAGGATGAAAATTTGAGACGTTTTGCTTCGGAGGCAACCCGACCGAGAGGTGTATGGTGTAAGCACATCGATCGCTTGAAGCAGGAGCCAAGTCTAGCCTTGTCTATTTTAGAACCGCTAAAATCTGACCCTTCAAAATATGTTCAGGATAGTGTTGGAAATTGGCTGAATGACGCAAGCAAAAGCCAACCCGGTTTTGTTAGGGCACTTTGTAATCGCTGGGAACAGGAAAGCGATACCAAGGAAACGCAATACATCATTCGAAAAGCACTTAGAACTATTCTGAAATAA
- a CDS encoding peroxiredoxin-like family protein, with product MKNLEYEIAKLNANLATLPLEIKEIFGRSIQDLQSGDLTEKSLQIGDKFPDFSLVNSKCEEIELGKLLKKGKVIVAFFRGSWCPYCNLELRALQQNLTHFTAVEATLLAISPQVPKFSETLLADNNLDFELLFDEDNALAISVGISFELQDYAISSYDRLGINLSAYNGNDGNRLPVPAVFVIAPNYTISYRFMDVNYMNRLNIEELIAQL from the coding sequence ATGAAAAATTTAGAATACGAAATTGCTAAATTAAATGCGAATTTAGCAACTCTTCCTCTCGAAATAAAGGAAATATTTGGCAGATCGATTCAGGATCTACAGTCTGGGGATCTAACCGAAAAGAGCCTACAGATAGGGGACAAGTTCCCTGATTTTAGTTTGGTGAATTCGAAGTGTGAAGAAATTGAGCTGGGAAAACTTCTAAAGAAAGGAAAGGTCATTGTGGCCTTTTTCCGCGGTAGCTGGTGTCCCTACTGTAACCTCGAGTTAAGAGCTTTACAACAGAATTTGACTCATTTTACTGCTGTTGAAGCCACTCTTCTTGCAATTTCGCCACAAGTGCCTAAGTTTAGCGAAACACTTCTGGCGGACAACAATTTGGATTTCGAATTGTTGTTTGACGAAGATAATGCTTTGGCCATCAGTGTTGGCATCTCATTTGAACTTCAGGATTATGCCATTTCAAGCTATGATCGCTTGGGAATCAACTTGTCCGCCTACAATGGTAATGACGGCAACAGACTGCCGGTCCCTGCTGTTTTTGTGATCGCTCCTAATTATACGATATCTTATCGATTTATGGATGTCAACTATATGAATAGGCTTAATATCGAAGAGTTAATAGCACAGCTATGA
- a CDS encoding winged helix-turn-helix transcriptional regulator — MSTAKRAIKQKICPLEFAVNAISGKWKIPIVWRINEGERRPSEMLRGIAKVDRRVLNQQLTEMVEDGILSKKSFHELPPRVEYSLTPLGESLVEVLWKLNAWGETLFANSNKN; from the coding sequence ATGAGTACAGCAAAAAGAGCAATAAAACAAAAAATTTGTCCTTTGGAATTTGCAGTGAATGCCATTAGTGGGAAATGGAAGATTCCGATTGTGTGGCGCATCAACGAAGGAGAAAGACGTCCAAGTGAAATGCTACGTGGCATTGCAAAAGTTGACCGACGCGTCCTAAATCAACAGTTAACGGAGATGGTTGAGGATGGAATATTGTCCAAAAAGTCCTTTCATGAGCTTCCGCCACGTGTCGAGTATTCCCTAACGCCGTTGGGAGAAAGTTTGGTGGAGGTACTATGGAAGTTGAATGCCTGGGGCGAGACTTTATTTGCAAATTCCAATAAAAATTAG
- the eptA gene encoding phosphoethanolamine--lipid A transferase EptA gives MLKNSLKLVHFVIFMSVLNFIFFHFPFYTFVFNNIDYRSFGGVILIASLIVLMLVMNAFVLYLFFSLSRRFGKSILVLFFLINSVAVYFVNTYSVILDETMIGNILNTRYSESSGFFSFKLIVYLIFLGIIPTIFIIKAKIIKDKPKKFLITASLSLLFITVLIFANASNWLWIDKNSKTLGALAMPWSYAVNISRFYIHEHQKNKKEILLPDATISDHRKTVVVLVIGESARRENFSLYGYQKNTNPLLSKTTNLYHFDATSCSTYTTAGVKCLLEHKNTDDLYEILPNYLYRNDVDVIWRTSNWGEPPVHIKEYETSDQLAANCKGEGCAYDEVLLTGLKERISASKKDKVFVVLHTSTSHGPTYSKKYPAQFETFKPVCNSVELGNCSREELINAYDNTVVYTDYILHKLIEDLKELKEYNSAMLFVSDHGESLGENNLYMHGLPMSIAPKEQYEIPFIVWTSDNSKQLKSNKTLTQNHVFHSVLKFLDMKSPIYDEHMDIFK, from the coding sequence ATGCTAAAAAATAGCTTAAAATTAGTACATTTTGTCATATTCATGAGTGTGTTGAATTTTATATTCTTCCATTTCCCGTTTTATACTTTTGTTTTTAACAACATTGATTACAGAAGCTTTGGCGGCGTTATTCTGATTGCTAGTTTAATCGTTTTAATGCTGGTCATGAATGCTTTTGTGCTTTATTTGTTTTTTTCGCTGTCACGTCGTTTTGGAAAATCCATATTGGTGTTGTTCTTCCTGATCAATTCAGTCGCCGTTTATTTTGTTAATACGTATAGCGTTATTCTAGATGAAACAATGATCGGTAATATATTGAATACCCGGTATTCTGAGTCTAGTGGTTTCTTTTCATTCAAATTGATAGTCTACCTAATCTTTCTTGGCATTATTCCTACTATCTTCATTATCAAAGCCAAAATAATAAAGGATAAACCGAAAAAGTTCCTTATCACGGCCTCACTATCCCTGTTGTTTATTACTGTTTTAATATTTGCCAATGCAAGTAACTGGCTATGGATAGATAAGAATTCCAAGACGCTCGGCGCGCTTGCAATGCCTTGGTCTTATGCCGTAAACATTTCGCGTTTTTATATTCACGAACATCAAAAAAATAAAAAAGAGATATTATTGCCTGATGCGACGATAAGTGACCATAGGAAAACGGTGGTCGTACTCGTCATAGGGGAGTCTGCAAGAAGGGAGAATTTTTCGCTATATGGGTATCAAAAAAATACAAATCCTCTGCTTTCAAAGACAACAAATCTTTATCATTTTGATGCTACCTCTTGTTCGACCTATACCACAGCAGGAGTAAAGTGTTTATTGGAGCACAAAAATACGGACGATTTATACGAAATTTTGCCAAATTACCTTTACAGAAATGATGTTGATGTTATATGGCGTACAAGCAATTGGGGTGAGCCTCCGGTACATATTAAAGAATATGAAACAAGTGACCAGCTTGCTGCAAACTGCAAAGGCGAAGGCTGTGCTTATGATGAGGTTTTATTAACAGGTTTAAAAGAACGGATATCAGCGAGTAAAAAAGATAAAGTATTTGTTGTTCTTCACACAAGTACAAGCCATGGTCCAACATATAGCAAGAAGTACCCAGCTCAATTCGAAACGTTTAAACCCGTTTGTAATAGTGTAGAATTAGGCAATTGTTCAAGAGAAGAGCTGATTAATGCTTACGATAATACGGTCGTCTATACGGACTATATTTTACACAAGCTGATAGAAGACCTAAAAGAATTAAAAGAATATAATAGCGCGATGTTATTTGTTTCGGATCATGGGGAGTCATTGGGTGAAAATAACTTATATATGCATGGACTACCAATGAGTATTGCTCCAAAAGAGCAATATGAAATTCCCTTTATTGTGTGGACCTCCGATAACTCGAAACAGTTAAAATCAAATAAAACGTTAACTCAGAATCACGTATTTCATAGTGTGCTGAAATTTCTGGATATGAAAAGTCCGATCTATGATGAGCATATGGATATTTTCAAATAG
- a CDS encoding Gfo/Idh/MocA family protein yields MSTFNLNRRKFIQGAGAVLTLSALQVKALSFKDIVKKFRVGLIGAGWYGRSDLCRLIQVRDVDVVAICDVDNHHLHEAGRLISDRQVSKKVPKLYNDYREMLANHKFDLVLIATPDHWHARQAIDAIRSGAHLYLQKPISVDVLEGDAIWRAARKYNRKVQVGTQRRSTAHLVDAKNRVIDRGLLGKISHVEMCCYYPMRKNGNAPAEAVPEFFDYELWTGPAPLRAYDGLPHGSWWRTFMAYGNGITGDMGMHMFDTVRWLLQLKWPKSVYAKGGIYVQKGGKSTIADTQTAIFEYEDLNCVWQHRTWGSPVDPDYPWAFIIYGDKGTLKGSVMKYEFIPIGDGKSIRQDVILEKEEFPEDLTEHRIELHTAPATRKHMLDLLSAIDNNRLPIADIEEGYISTASCILANLSMQLNRPLVYDPTHKICIGDPEATRMLRRPYRSPWQHPYE; encoded by the coding sequence ATGAGTACTTTCAATTTAAATCGCAGGAAATTTATCCAAGGAGCAGGAGCAGTCCTAACCTTGTCAGCCTTGCAAGTTAAAGCCTTGTCATTTAAAGATATCGTGAAAAAATTTCGGGTTGGGCTGATTGGTGCAGGCTGGTACGGGAGAAGTGATTTGTGTCGTTTAATTCAGGTTCGTGATGTCGATGTCGTTGCGATATGTGATGTTGATAACCATCACTTACATGAAGCGGGGCGCCTAATTAGTGATCGTCAGGTTTCGAAAAAGGTTCCGAAACTTTACAATGACTACAGGGAAATGCTGGCTAATCACAAATTTGATCTCGTTCTAATAGCAACTCCAGATCATTGGCATGCAAGACAGGCTATTGACGCAATACGTTCGGGTGCCCATCTTTATTTGCAAAAACCTATCAGTGTTGATGTGCTCGAGGGCGATGCGATTTGGCGTGCTGCAAGAAAATATAACAGAAAAGTTCAGGTAGGAACTCAACGCAGAAGCACAGCTCATCTTGTGGATGCCAAGAATCGTGTGATCGATCGCGGTTTACTCGGTAAAATTTCTCATGTAGAAATGTGCTGTTACTATCCTATGCGAAAGAATGGCAATGCTCCTGCCGAAGCAGTGCCAGAATTTTTTGATTATGAACTTTGGACTGGGCCAGCACCTTTGCGTGCCTATGATGGCCTACCTCATGGTAGCTGGTGGCGAACCTTTATGGCCTACGGGAACGGAATAACCGGGGATATGGGAATGCATATGTTTGATACAGTGCGTTGGCTTTTGCAGCTTAAATGGCCAAAAAGCGTTTATGCGAAAGGGGGAATTTATGTTCAAAAAGGTGGGAAATCGACAATTGCCGATACGCAAACGGCAATATTTGAATACGAAGATCTGAATTGCGTATGGCAGCATAGGACATGGGGTTCACCAGTAGACCCAGACTATCCTTGGGCATTCATTATATATGGTGATAAAGGTACTTTGAAGGGGAGCGTTATGAAATATGAATTTATCCCTATCGGAGATGGTAAGTCCATTCGACAAGATGTTATTTTGGAAAAAGAAGAGTTTCCCGAAGATCTTACAGAGCACCGGATAGAGCTTCATACTGCTCCTGCTACCAGAAAGCATATGCTTGATCTTTTATCGGCAATTGATAATAATCGTCTTCCTATAGCGGATATCGAAGAAGGGTATATATCGACCGCAAGCTGTATTTTAGCCAATTTGTCGATGCAGCTAAATCGCCCCTTAGTGTATGATCCAACACATAAAATATGTATTGGTGACCCCGAGGCAACTCGAATGCTGCGCAGACCCTATCGCAGTCCGTGGCAGCATCCGTATGAATAA
- a CDS encoding DUF2891 domain-containing protein: MKKAIGILCVSFAVIACHNNSQIKVNTSTYNQPLVLDSMQAKHLLSLPLHCIEVEYPNKLGQVLGNDLDLKSPRILHPIFYGCFDWHSSVHGYWSIVHILKEFPNLDSSGEIRRKLNRNITAENVAIELAFFKDKNNKNFERTYGWAWLLQLHKELLTWKDADAKRWAMNLEPLVNHVVRSYVEYLPKLVYPIRTGYHDNSAFGLSLSLDYARSTGNVTFEKSLMTNASRLFSQDKGCNISFEPSGSDFLSPCLEEALCMSLVLQKEDYRKWLKEFMPELFSAGFNLEPGIVKDRTDGHLVHLDGLNFSRANCLNGIATALPELSYLHKLANKHLMYSLPNITNNDDYMGSHWLGTFALYALSKH; encoded by the coding sequence ATGAAAAAAGCAATAGGAATTCTTTGTGTATCATTTGCTGTTATAGCCTGCCATAATAATTCGCAAATTAAAGTAAACACAAGCACATATAATCAGCCTTTAGTTTTGGATAGTATGCAAGCGAAGCACTTGCTCAGTTTACCATTACATTGCATCGAAGTGGAGTATCCCAATAAACTCGGACAGGTGCTAGGTAATGATCTCGATCTGAAATCACCGCGCATACTACACCCAATTTTTTATGGTTGTTTTGATTGGCATTCTTCTGTACATGGTTATTGGTCAATCGTCCATATTTTGAAGGAGTTTCCCAATCTGGATAGTTCTGGAGAAATTCGGCGAAAATTAAACCGAAATATAACAGCAGAAAATGTTGCGATCGAACTAGCCTTTTTCAAAGATAAGAATAATAAAAATTTTGAGCGTACGTATGGATGGGCTTGGTTGTTACAGTTACATAAAGAGTTGTTAACCTGGAAAGATGCAGATGCAAAACGCTGGGCCATGAATCTTGAACCTTTGGTGAATCATGTCGTAAGATCATATGTGGAGTATCTGCCCAAATTGGTTTATCCGATCAGAACAGGATACCACGATAATTCTGCATTTGGTCTTTCATTGTCTTTAGATTACGCGAGAAGCACGGGGAATGTGACATTTGAAAAATCATTGATGACTAATGCTTCACGATTATTTAGCCAAGACAAAGGCTGCAACATTTCTTTTGAACCAAGTGGAAGTGATTTTCTTTCTCCCTGTCTTGAGGAAGCGCTATGTATGAGTTTGGTACTTCAGAAAGAGGATTACCGCAAATGGTTGAAGGAGTTTATGCCAGAGCTGTTTAGTGCAGGCTTCAATCTTGAACCCGGTATTGTGAAAGACCGGACAGATGGGCATTTAGTTCATTTGGACGGACTTAATTTTAGTCGTGCAAATTGTTTGAATGGTATCGCAACGGCTCTTCCTGAGTTAAGTTATTTACACAAATTGGCTAATAAACATTTAATGTACTCTTTGCCTAATATTACAAACAATGATGACTATATGGGTTCGCATTGGCTAGGTACATTCGCTTTGTATGCATTATCAAAGCATTGA
- a CDS encoding SIR2 family NAD-dependent protein deacylase — MKKKNIVVLSGAGISAESGIPTFRDANGLWEGHDVMEVASIEGWRRNPSLVQEFYNLRRRAASLAQANLAHLALAKLESKYNVVVITQNVDLLHEQAGSSRVIHLHGRLDQAKSSIDDRLVYPIVGDEIKMGDLCQKGSQLRPNIVWFGEAVPSIEEAVVFVSEADILLIVGTSLQVYPAAGLKEFAPNHCKTFLIDKRIPNNKFLHNITFFEEAATVAVPKLVKELLD; from the coding sequence ATGAAAAAGAAAAATATCGTAGTATTAAGTGGAGCTGGTATTTCGGCAGAAAGTGGTATACCAACCTTTAGGGATGCAAACGGATTATGGGAGGGGCATGATGTGATGGAAGTAGCTTCTATTGAGGGCTGGCGTAGAAATCCGTCACTGGTCCAAGAGTTTTATAATCTGAGACGGAGGGCTGCTTCGTTGGCACAAGCAAACCTCGCGCATCTTGCTTTAGCAAAACTTGAATCTAAATACAATGTAGTTGTTATCACACAAAACGTTGACTTGTTACACGAGCAAGCTGGGTCATCTCGAGTTATTCATTTGCATGGTCGCCTAGACCAGGCAAAGTCCTCTATTGATGACCGACTGGTTTATCCAATTGTCGGTGATGAGATCAAAATGGGGGATCTGTGTCAAAAAGGTAGTCAGTTGAGACCTAATATTGTCTGGTTTGGAGAGGCTGTACCATCGATTGAGGAGGCTGTCGTTTTCGTTTCGGAGGCTGATATTTTGTTAATTGTAGGCACCTCGTTGCAAGTTTATCCTGCAGCGGGACTCAAGGAATTTGCACCCAATCATTGCAAAACATTCTTAATCGATAAAAGAATACCGAACAATAAATTCTTGCATAATATAACCTTTTTTGAGGAGGCAGCTACTGTCGCTGTTCCCAAATTAGTAAAGGAATTACTTGATTAG
- a CDS encoding alpha-L-fucosidase, producing the protein MDWFEDAKLGIFIHWGIYSVDGVSESWSFFNNYMSHDNYIKQLAGFTAKEYKPKEWAKLIKEAGAKYSVITAKHHDGISMWNTKADKAITTLQDAATKEDLITPFVNAIRQEGLHTGLYYSLPDWSHPYYDIFTRYRKRYQMTNEPSRWNNYVKYYQQQLSELSEQFKPDLIWFDGDWEHTAEEWKSQETLNLLRKYNPNIIINSRLNHHGDYETPEQGIPVTRPDSKFWELCYTMNDSWGYQPFDKRYKSSNMIIRTLVDCISMGGNLLLDIGPKADGTIPGEQLEILKQLGRWTRKHADAIYGTRAGIPFANYSGKSALSKDRKTLYLYVYEKKPELLLKGLVNYTAIKTVSVVGDIASKVNLKSADGVVQLDLTKVNFDQDVTVLELNFAEALRWEAPKDTKVTLKSVLDNPVTDRALLQIASALHVGNNIFNNSGLTVDGMDTQLGSNSEINSTVLNWIKDHAEALYETGEGLPEGHYEGLSTHSKDRQTLYLFVEGKPTGPIALKGIKNGVARVRLVGQGSMINHEVFNKLYWSTIPGIIYIETPAERLDKNMTVIAILLDAPIELYREKVGAIESNL; encoded by the coding sequence ATGGATTGGTTTGAAGATGCTAAACTGGGAATTTTTATTCATTGGGGAATTTATTCAGTGGACGGCGTCTCAGAGTCCTGGTCTTTTTTTAATAATTACATGAGTCATGATAATTATATCAAACAGCTTGCTGGGTTTACAGCAAAGGAATACAAGCCTAAGGAATGGGCGAAATTGATTAAAGAAGCTGGTGCCAAATATAGCGTGATTACCGCTAAACACCATGACGGAATTTCGATGTGGAATACCAAAGCAGATAAAGCAATCACTACATTGCAAGATGCAGCAACAAAGGAAGATTTAATCACACCATTTGTCAATGCGATACGGCAAGAAGGATTACACACTGGACTGTATTATTCATTACCCGATTGGAGTCATCCATATTATGACATTTTTACGCGTTATAGAAAACGTTATCAGATGACAAATGAGCCTAGCCGTTGGAATAACTACGTCAAATACTACCAACAGCAACTAAGCGAATTATCTGAACAATTTAAACCGGATTTAATTTGGTTTGATGGTGACTGGGAACATACGGCAGAAGAATGGAAATCGCAAGAGACGCTGAATCTTTTGCGAAAATATAATCCGAATATTATTATAAACTCGCGATTGAACCATCATGGCGATTACGAAACTCCTGAGCAGGGGATCCCGGTAACGCGTCCAGATAGCAAGTTTTGGGAACTTTGCTATACCATGAATGATTCCTGGGGATATCAACCCTTTGATAAGAGATACAAATCATCCAATATGATTATTCGAACATTGGTAGACTGCATTTCCATGGGAGGAAATCTTTTATTGGATATTGGTCCGAAGGCTGACGGAACGATTCCTGGGGAGCAATTAGAGATTTTAAAGCAGCTTGGACGATGGACACGTAAACATGCCGACGCAATCTACGGTACAAGGGCTGGTATTCCGTTTGCAAACTACAGTGGGAAGTCTGCTTTATCGAAAGACAGAAAAACACTTTATCTATATGTTTACGAAAAGAAACCTGAGCTTTTGCTCAAAGGTCTGGTCAATTATACAGCCATCAAAACTGTTTCAGTTGTTGGAGATATAGCCTCGAAAGTGAACCTTAAATCAGCGGATGGAGTTGTTCAGCTGGATTTGACCAAGGTAAATTTCGATCAGGATGTTACCGTACTCGAGTTGAATTTTGCCGAGGCGCTTCGTTGGGAGGCACCGAAAGATACCAAAGTTACATTGAAATCTGTGTTGGATAACCCGGTTACGGATAGAGCGTTGCTTCAGATTGCCTCAGCACTGCATGTCGGTAACAATATTTTTAATAATTCAGGATTGACTGTGGATGGTATGGATACCCAACTAGGGAGTAACAGTGAGATCAATTCAACGGTACTGAATTGGATTAAAGATCATGCCGAAGCACTTTACGAAACTGGAGAAGGATTGCCTGAGGGACATTACGAAGGGCTCAGTACACATTCCAAAGATCGTCAGACCCTATATCTTTTTGTCGAGGGGAAACCAACAGGACCAATTGCGCTAAAAGGCATCAAGAATGGCGTAGCGAGAGTGCGTTTAGTTGGCCAAGGCTCAATGATCAACCATGAAGTCTTTAATAAGCTATACTGGAGTACTATTCCCGGGATTATCTATATCGAAACTCCTGCAGAACGATTAGATAAAAACATGACGGTTATTGCTATATTATTGGATGCCCCTATAGAACTCTATCGGGAGAAAGTCGGTGCTATTGAGAGTAATCTTTAA
- the rnhA gene encoding ribonuclease HI produces MIELYTDGASSGNPGPGGYGTILRTIYTGDNETFKGKLIEKEFSGGYRKTTNNRMELMAVIVGLEALKNLHQQVTVYSDSKYVIDAIDKKWVYGWIQKGFAGKKNKDLWLRLMSAYKLHNVRLIWVKGHAGHPLNERCDRLAVAAAKDKANWKIDSVFEMGEGK; encoded by the coding sequence ATGATCGAATTATATACAGATGGTGCTTCAAGTGGGAATCCAGGCCCAGGAGGTTACGGAACTATTTTAAGAACTATTTATACGGGTGATAATGAAACCTTTAAAGGCAAACTTATCGAAAAGGAGTTTTCGGGCGGTTACCGCAAAACGACCAATAACAGAATGGAACTAATGGCGGTTATTGTCGGACTTGAGGCCTTAAAAAACTTGCATCAGCAAGTTACAGTATATTCTGACTCCAAATATGTTATTGATGCCATTGATAAAAAGTGGGTATATGGCTGGATTCAAAAAGGTTTCGCTGGGAAAAAGAATAAGGATCTCTGGTTACGGTTAATGAGCGCTTATAAATTGCACAACGTACGACTTATATGGGTAAAAGGTCACGCTGGTCACCCTCTAAATGAGCGTTGCGATCGTTTGGCTGTTGCTGCAGCCAAGGACAAAGCGAACTGGAAAATTGACAGTGTCTTTGAAATGGGGGAAGGCAAATAA